The region TTATCAGGCTGCATCTGTCATCTATATTGAGATGTTCATCTTCCAAGATATGAAATCTATTTTGCAATGGGATTTGaaattcttccttcctttctcgtAGTTTAAGCAAGTTAACTTTCTTCTTTTTCTGGCTCTTGATGAATTTAAGTCTGGCTAACTTTCTGCTGATGTGAATGCAGGCTCTCACCATTCTGTGGTCACTATCGATATCTACTCTTGTGATGACTTCAGAGTTTTTCACAATTCCTCTCTGACTACTCAGTATAAAGTCAATTTGATTTTTGGTTTGGCCATTTGGGCTTTCCCAAGTCCAGTATCTATTCAGATTTTTCTTGAAGCAGGTATTTGTGATCACAAGACTGTGTTGGGCAGCAAATTCTATCATGGTCTCACCCCTTCTATTTCTTTCTCCACTCCAAATTTTCCCAAGATATTTTCTTCACCTCATCACCTGTGTGTGTGTGCAAATACACTaaccttacaggtgcgagtgattagcatgatGTGACAATTCTATAGAATTCTTATCCAGATCTTTATCCCTATTCTTTGTTAATCTATGTGCTGTTTAATGTGCAATgcctagtgcagggcaatacattgaaAAATacaaacccattgctatggtaacctatcctgttacatcacttcaTCTACGGCGAGTATAGTCGTGATGCAATCATTTTGGATGTAAtgagcaaaatttgtttttcttcggATTCTTTGGCTCATTTCTTCTTTAACTTGTAAATATTTTCATTAGTCATCTTTAGTCGCATATGATCTGCTGCAATGTTATTTCATCTTTAACTTGATTTTTTCATTagtcatttttagtcattttttgcCGCATATGATCTGCAGCAATGGCAAGTACTCCTATGGCTTGAATGACACCTAAAAATATAAAACCAGCATCATAACTTCCAGTGTGGTCGTAGATCCAACCTAGACAATAACAAAGAAACAGTGAATAGTTGTTAGTGGTGCTACTAAACAAGGTGGCAAAGGGGAACGAGTAATAAATAAAGAGAGaaataaagaagaaaacaaacacaaggaaagaaagaaggcaacaagaaaaaaagaaatacggAAATTAAGGTAAGAGAGAcggaaagaaagaacgaaagaaagcaAACAGACAGAACAAAAGAAAGaggaaataagaaagaaagaaagaaaggaaggaaggaagagagagagagagaaagaaagaaagaaagaaagaaagaaagaaggaaagaaagaaagaaagaaagaatgaaagaaagaacgaacgaaagaaagaaagaaagaaagaaagaaagaaagaaagaaagaaagaaagaaagaaa is a window of Amphiura filiformis chromosome 2, Afil_fr2py, whole genome shotgun sequence DNA encoding:
- the LOC140140646 gene encoding uncharacterized protein, whose amino-acid sequence is MIEFAAQHSLVITNTCFKKNLNRYWTWESPNGQTKNQIDFILSSQRGIVKNSEVITRVDIDSDHRMVRACIHISRKLARLKFIKSQKKKKVNLLKLRERKEEFQIPLQNRFHILEDEHLNIDDRCSLITNIILEEAASNRCHHVAPPSKSSKQKTEEDIEIDQLN